Within Caproicibacterium argilliputei, the genomic segment AATCTTCCACATAGTCCGGATCCCCGTCAGACCAATAAAGGTACTTGCGCGCCTTCAGGTGCTTCACGCAGTCAATCACATCCGCAACCACCGCGCTGGCAGTCGGCATTTTGCCCGCGCCTTTTCCGTAAAACACCACGTCACCGGTCACATCGCCGCGCACCATGATGCCGTTAAATACATCATCCACATTGGCAAGCTGGCTCTCGCGCCCGATAAACATCGGACAGACAATGCACGAAACCCGATTATCCGGTGTGCGCTTAACCTCACCAATCAGCTTTACCACGCCGCCCCAAGTTTCCGCATACTCCACATCCGCAAGCGTAATCCGCGTAATTCCTTCTGTATGCACCTGTTCCGGATACACATGGCGCCCGTAAGCCAAAGAAGCCAGAATGCAGATTTTTCGGCAGGCATCCGCACCCTCTACATCCGCAGAAGGGTCGCGCTCCGCGTAGCCCAGTTCTTGCGCCTGTTTAAGCGCCGACTGAAAATCCGTGCCATCCCGAAACATTTTCGTCAGAATGTAATTGGTGGTTCCGTTCAAAATGCCCGCCACGCCGACCACATCATTGGCCGCCAGGCACTGGCTCATCGGGCGGATAATAGGGATTCCGCCGCCCACACTTGCTTCAAACAAAAAATTCACATTTTTGTCCCGCGCCACCTGCAACAGATCGGCACCCTTTGCCGCAACCAGTTCCTTGTTGGAAGTGACCACGCTTTTGCCTGCCAGCAGGCAACGGCGCACATAATCATACGCAGGGTTGAGCCCGCCCATGACCTCCACCACAATTTTAACTTCCGGGTCCTCCAGAATCTGGTCGAAAGACTTTGTGAAGGTTCCCATCATCGGCGGATTTGGAAAGTCCCTGCGCACAAGAACATACTTGACGTGAATGGCCTCGTGTGCGCGAAGCGTCAGCCCCTCAGCATGCTTCGCGAGCACCTCAATGACTCCGGTACCAACCACACCGTAACCCATGACTGCGATTTCGACCATCTTCAGCACTCCCTTACGACCGCATTTTATCAAACAAGCCGAGCCGAAAGCCCGGCGCATGAACGAATTGATTTGTATGGACGCTTTATCAGTTTAACATGTTTTTGTGCAAGTTTCAACCGTTTTTCATGCTTTTGCGGGCATTTTCCCTTTCTTCGACAAGAAAAATTGCAAAAGCGGCTGCCGCGGTATGCAGAACGCATCCGTAGCAGCCGCAGAGGCACGTTATCGGGTGCCGCTTTCCGGTGTTGCTGAAATAGGTTTTTGAGAAGCCGCAGGCTTGCTGTCCTGCGCCGGTTTGGAATCCTCTGTGTGCTCACTGGAGGCTTTCGGAGAGTCCGAGGTGGGTCGGCTGCTGTCGGTGTCATCCTGCCCCGCAGTGTCCGGTGTGCTATCCGTTGCTCCGTTTTCTGCCGATGTGCTGCTGTCGGTTCCTTCCGAAGTCGTATTTTCATCCGCTTCCGAATCCGTGGAACCGTGGTTGCCGTCGCACACCTCCGGCAGGTTATTGCGGTCATAATAGCCGTCCTTCACATCTGTTTCGCCATCAGCCGCCAACAGACCCGACTGTACGCAGTACTCCTTTTTCACCATATTGCCGTCAAACGTAAAGTCCTTCTTTTCCTGCTTAGCAAGATAGCGTTCGAAAATTCCTTTCCAGATTGCCTTAGAATAGCGTGTGCTGGAAAGTGTTTTATTCTTTCCGTAGCCGGTCCAGACCGCGCCGGTGGCATAAGGATTGGCGCCGACAAACCAGCTGTTGACATCATTATCCGTTGTACCGGTTTTGCCAATGATGTCCCAACCGTCAATGTTTGCCGCGGTACCGGTGCCCTCAGTCACAACTGTGCGCAGCATCCGATTCATGATGGACGCAGAAACCGAACTGATAGCCTGCACCGGTGCCTTTTTGGTATTATCAATGATCACATTGCCGTTGTGATCCAGCACCTTATAAAAGGTATACGGCTGATAATACTTGCCGCCATTCCCGAAAATTTCATAGGCAGAAGCCATGTTCAGCACTGTGACACCCTGTTCCTGCCCGCCGAGCGCCATGCTGCCCAGCAGCTGGCTGTCCTGCTTGGTCAGACTGTTGCCAAAGCCAAGCTTCTGCACCATGAAATTATAGCTGTTGGTAATGCCGAACGCCTTGCACACCTGCGCGGCCGCACAGTTGTAGGAATGTGCAAGTGCTTCCTGTGCCGGCACTTCGCCATGGCAAACGGAAGACAACGTATCAGAACTGTAGTTATTCGGCCCGGCGCTGCCGTCCGGGAAGTAATTCTCCACCTTTTCATCCTTCACCAGCGAGGAGTACGTAATCTGCCCTTTGTCCAGCGCGGGCGCATACGTAGAAATGGGCTTGACAGAAGAACCGGACTGAAACTTCAGCATGGTTGCGTAAGAGTTAATTAAGTTGGCGGTTTTCTTATTTCTGCTGCCAACGGTTGCCAGCACACGACCGTCATAACCAACCGCACAAAAGCCTGTCTGCACCTGCTTGTCATCGTCCAAAACGCCACTATTTAAAATATAATCCTCCGCGACGGACTGCAGGTCTTGATTCTCTGCGGAATAAATCTTCAAGCCGGAACTGTAAATCATATTGCTCGCCGCGCTGCTGGAGCAGCTGTACAGATTCATCAGCGCTTTCTGCACATCGCGGATGACCGCCTCTGTGTACCAGTCCCAGACTTGGTCGCTGCTGTCCGAGCCTTTTTTCCCGACGAAGGTCATGTTTTCACTTTCTTTCATGGCCTGTGCGTACTGCGCATCGGTAATGCGTTTCTGGTCGTGCATGGCTGTCAAAACCGTCTGCTGACGCTGACGGTTGTTGTCCTTG encodes:
- a CDS encoding homoserine dehydrogenase encodes the protein MVEIAVMGYGVVGTGVIEVLAKHAEGLTLRAHEAIHVKYVLVRRDFPNPPMMGTFTKSFDQILEDPEVKIVVEVMGGLNPAYDYVRRCLLAGKSVVTSNKELVAAKGADLLQVARDKNVNFLFEASVGGGIPIIRPMSQCLAANDVVGVAGILNGTTNYILTKMFRDGTDFQSALKQAQELGYAERDPSADVEGADACRKICILASLAYGRHVYPEQVHTEGITRITLADVEYAETWGGVVKLIGEVKRTPDNRVSCIVCPMFIGRESQLANVDDVFNGIMVRGDVTGDVVFYGKGAGKMPTASAVVADVIDCVKHLKARKYLYWSDGDPDYVEDYREASRIFFVRAHAADADAAFEKAAAAFPGASRLHRKQAEPGEFAFVTDHLQEKVCDEKLAQLQKEGLTVDSRIRIGEM
- a CDS encoding transglycosylase domain-containing protein codes for the protein MKKTNRDTSFLNGQMHDRTASATGASVFKVIGKVLLTVLTIFMITMVIVGISLLSFVYSMKDESVKIDLKEYKQTYTSYLYVNGSGDNSDQPVQKLSLHSGEQRTWVDYSKIPQAMKDAMVSIEDKRFWEHNGVDWKRTAGAMLNLFGGEDSYGGSTITQQLIKNLTQEDEVSLTRKVKEIFRALNLEKKYSKEQILEAYLNCVPFGSGTQGVQAAANLYFGKNIQDCDIAQCAAIAGITQNPSKYTPLVHKDNNRQRQQTVLTAMHDQKRITDAQYAQAMKESENMTFVGKKGSDSSDQVWDWYTEAVIRDVQKALMNLYSCSSSAASNMIYSSGLKIYSAENQDLQSVAEDYILNSGVLDDDKQVQTGFCAVGYDGRVLATVGSRNKKTANLINSYATMLKFQSGSSVKPISTYAPALDKGQITYSSLVKDEKVENYFPDGSAGPNNYSSDTLSSVCHGEVPAQEALAHSYNCAAAQVCKAFGITNSYNFMVQKLGFGNSLTKQDSQLLGSMALGGQEQGVTVLNMASAYEIFGNGGKYYQPYTFYKVLDHNGNVIIDNTKKAPVQAISSVSASIMNRMLRTVVTEGTGTAANIDGWDIIGKTGTTDNDVNSWFVGANPYATGAVWTGYGKNKTLSSTRYSKAIWKGIFERYLAKQEKKDFTFDGNMVKKEYCVQSGLLAADGETDVKDGYYDRNNLPEVCDGNHGSTDSEADENTTSEGTDSSTSAENGATDSTPDTAGQDDTDSSRPTSDSPKASSEHTEDSKPAQDSKPAASQKPISATPESGTR